Proteins found in one Elephas maximus indicus isolate mEleMax1 chromosome 11, mEleMax1 primary haplotype, whole genome shotgun sequence genomic segment:
- the KDELR1 gene encoding ER lumen protein-retaining receptor 1 gives MNLFRFLGDLSHLLAIILLLLKIWKSRSCAGISGKSQVLFAVVFTARYLDLFTNYISLYNTCMKVVYIACSFTTVWMIYSKFKATYDGNHDTFRVEFLVIPTAILAFLVNHDFTPLEILWTFSIYLESVAILPQLFMVSKTGEAETITSHYLFALGVYRTFYLFNWIWRYHFEGFFDLIAIVAGLVQTVLYCDFFYLYITKVLKGKKLSLPA, from the exons ATGAATCTCTTCCGATTCCTGGGGGACCTCTCCCACCTCTTGGCCATCATCTTGCTACTGCTCAAAATCTGGAAGTCCCGCTCCTGTGCCG GAATTTCTGGGAAGAGCCAGGTCCTGTTTGCTGTGGTGTTCACTGCCCGCTACCTGGACCTCTTCACCAACTATATCTCCCTCTACAACACTTGCATGAAG GTGGTCTACATTGCCTGCTCCTTCACCACAGTCTGGATGATTTACAGCAAGTTCAAAGCCACTTATGATGGGAACCACGACACGTTCCGGGTGGAGTTTCTTGTCATCCCCACAGCCATTCTGGCATTCCTGGTCAACCATGACTTCACCCCTCTAGAG ATCCTCTGGACCTTCTCCATCTACCTGGAGTCGGTGGCCATCCTGCCGCAGCTGTTCATGGTGAGCAAGACGGGCGAGGCAGAGACCATCACCAGCCACTATCTGTTCGCCCTGGGTGTCTACCGCACATTCTATCTCTTCAATTGGATCTGGCGCTACCACTTCGAGGGCTTCTTCGACCTCATCGCGATCGTGGCGGGCCTGGTCCAGACGGTCCTTTACTGCGATTTCTTCTACCTCTACATCACCAAAG TCCTAAAGGGGAAGAAGCTGAGTTTGCCAGCATAG